One Oncorhynchus kisutch isolate 150728-3 linkage group LG11, Okis_V2, whole genome shotgun sequence genomic region harbors:
- the LOC109888107 gene encoding junctophilin-1: MTGGRFDFDDGGTYCGGWEDGKAHGHGICTGPKGQGEYAGSWSHGFEIVGVYTWPSGNTYHGYWSQGKRHGLGVETKGKWTYRGEWSHGFKGRYGLRQSHNTPARYDGTWSNGLQDGYGIETYGDGGKIYHYTVIPDWHVFFFCCILCVSL; this comes from the coding sequence ATGACGGGCGGAAGGTTTGACTTCGACGATGGAGGAACATACTGCGGCGGGTGGGAGGACGGTAAAGCCCACGGACATGGCATCTGTACCGGGCCAAAAGGCCAGGGCGAATACGCCGGCTCCTGGTCGCACGGCTTTGAGATAGTGGGGGTGTACACCTGGCCCAGCGGGAATACGTACCACGGCTACTGGTCCCAGGGGAAACGGCATGGGCTTGGGGTCGAAACCAAAGGGAAGTGGACTTACCGCGGTGAATGGAGCCACGGATTCAAGGGTCGCTATGGACTCCGACAGAGTCACAATACACCTGCCCGGTACGATGGGACGTGGAGTAATGGCCTACAGGACGGGTATGGGATTGAGACCTATGGCGACGGTGGTAAGATATACCATTATACTGTTATACCGGATTggcatgtattttttttttgttgtatattgtgtgtgtctctttaa